Within Littorina saxatilis isolate snail1 unplaced genomic scaffold, US_GU_Lsax_2.0 scaffold_2856, whole genome shotgun sequence, the genomic segment GTCTGCAAGAGTAAGACCCCCTTTTACTCGGACAAGCTTTTCAAAACGGGGCGGAGCATGTACCACGCTTCCGGTCGATCGGCCTTATCCTGCGATCGGGACGAACAACTCTAACgtgtatgttatgcagcatGCGCTCAATATGATACCCTTCCAAAATCAAAAAAagataaggccaaacaaaaatatatgttggtttagggtaacccgacaaaccctattttttcccgccgaccctaaaacttttttttatcatttctcaaaacaaatgaaaacaagaagggcaaagcccatacgactcacatgcttgaccttgacctttacatgaccttgaccttcagggtcaaggtcaaataactaaacctagcaatgacatcatacattaagaactgctttacacatttttcctaccaaaatacatgtgaccttgacccaaggtcaaggtcatccaaggtcatgcaacacaaagctgttaattcaagacataggaagtacaatggtgcttattggctctttctaccatgagatatggtcacttttagtggttcactaccttattttggtcacatttcataagggtcaaagtgaccttgaccttgatcatatgtgaccaaatgtgtctcatgatgaaagcataacatgtgccccacataatttttaagtttgaaacagttatcttccatagttcagggtcaaggtcacttcaaaatatgtatacaatccaactttgaagagctcctgtgaccttgactttgaagcaaggtaaaccaaactggtatcaaaagatggggcttactttgccctatatatcatatataggtgaggtattaaatctcaaaaacttcagagaaaatgggaaaaatgtgaaaaatagctgttttttagacaacatttatggcccctgcgaccttgacgcaaggtcaagatgctatgtatgttttttggggccttgtcatcatacaccatcttgccaaatttggtactgatagactgaatagtgtcgaagaaatatccaacgttaaagttttccggacggacggacggacggacggacggacggacgactcgggtgagtacaaagactcacttttgcttcgcatgtgagtcaaaaatcaactTCTGGCACATTTtccgaaccataccgagactaaaaaaaaaagaagaaaaaaagaaaaaaagaaaagccgacctaccgaccctatttttgggggtcatgttaccctaaggcaaaaaaaaaaagaaagtctgtttacggtaacataggcaaaaaaaatagggttggtgggttgggatttttgttaaaattttttttctctcaaaaaacatatttttaagttattttgcaaaaaacaaagactttttattattattttttttcttccccaaatgcaaaaaaaaaaagtctggggtcgcgcgaaaaaatagggtcggtcgggatactgtaaacagactatttttgttgttggcctaaaacaacataatatttttgtttggccaaaatatttagaacatttaatttttttaataaacaaCAACCCCAAGACATTCACAAAGTCAGTCCTGGtgagtagttttgttttgtcaaaaatcacgttcaaattacttccctttctttgttttgttttattctgtgTTATGGATGATTACATTGTACCGGAGCAATTTCAACCATTCAAACGTTTTATGGCTGATTTGTTTGTACGGATTTCATAGCTGAGCAATATCTATTTTTTATTCGGTCGTCAAAATGGTAAGGATGCTTCGTTCATCAGGCTGCAAACGTGTTATAGCTGATTTGTTAGTAGTTTTGCCTGAACAATTTCAACCCTTCATAGAGCTGTATACCTTGGTTTGTGGGAAGTGCAACACGATGGCATCATATTCCTTAAAGGAACGTTATTTGTCAACACAATATGTTAGACAGACTGACCAATAATTGTAGCTGGAAGCAGGTCCTTGGGATGTAGCTTGGTCCTCGGAAAGGTTGCCTGGTGAAAGCGTCTCGGGCATAACCTTTAAAAAAGTCATGTATTCTTTTAGACAAGGAAAGCCAATGCTCTTGACGACTAGCGTAATGTGTTGAAAAGGTTGCCGACAAATCAATACCACCCCTCCTATCCCCCATGAACATAATGCTGTGGGTTTAAAACCCAACTATGTTCCAAGGACTACAACCTCTAAGAACCGATTCCAACACTTCCCAATAGAGATTTTTTCCTAGTGGTCTTGCATATGTGCTGACCTCACAAGAACCCATACCAAAGAGAACTCAACTGCCATGGACATCGGTAACAAGAAAACGGTGACGTTTCACTATAATCACAGTCGATGACGTCACGGCGTACCGTGTATAAGAATGACGTCATCCCGAGGGTCATTGTGGATGTTGAGAGAGTTTCCATGTAGATTGTCCACCAGGTAGGCGTCGAATAAATGCATTCGTATGAAGTCGTTACTCAGTGCCTGCAAAAACATAGAAATTCACAGTTAGCCCCTGACATATTTTCAGCCGAGTAGACAAGTTTTACTCTTCTTCCGCATTCGTTGATCGCAACTcccatatgtgcgtgcgtgtgtgtgtgtgtgtgtgtgtgtgtgtgtgtgtgtgtgtgtgtgtgtgtgtgtgagtgtgtgcgtaccagcgtgcgtgcgtgtgtacgtgcatgtgtgtgtgtgtgagtgtgagtgtgtgtgtgtgtgtgagtgtgtgtgtatgtgtgtgtgtgtgtgtgtgtgtgtgtgtgtgtgagattgagatagagagaggagagagagagagaggagaaagagagagagagagagagagagagaggggggggagaaagagagagagagactctctCTCAACAAGCTCGCAGTTAACACATCTTAATATGCAAAGTTATACCTGGAAGTCTGGATCGTCCATGAAGACCTTGATGGCCACTCGCTTGGCGATGACCAGCCACATGCGGTAGAGAAGAGGAGGCAGCTTGCTGCTCCACGACCGCGCCAAGGCTAACTCCAGTGTCTCTTCCGTCAGCGCCAGAACCTGCCACACGAACGTTGCTTCAAGGTTTTTATTTGACTTTCGAGCCACAGACCTTGGAAGGTAAAAAAAgacaaactcactcacacacgcaaaatgagaatgttcatAAACACAACAGTAGTGTGGATGGCTACTATCGAAGGCACATTGTGGAAGGCTCTTAGTACCGCGAAACCacatggaagggggggggggggggggggggactggagGTCAGTGCCAGTTGttgagcactggacttgtgatcctagggtctcaggttcaaatccaggccgggacagacatgggtcaactttatgtgatgACTCAAAGACGATATCCAGACAGTACGCAAACGACCTCGATCATTCTATGAGAATGACCGATCGAGGTCGTTTGCGTACTGTCTGGATATCGTCTTTGAGTcatcacataaagttgacccatgtctgtcccggcctggatttgaacctgagaccctaggatcacaagtccagtgctcaaCAACTGGCACTGACCTccaagtccccccccccccccccccccccccccccccccttccatgtGGTTTCGCGGTACTAAGAGCCTTCCACAATGTGCCTTCGATAGTAGCCATCCACACTACTGTTGTGTTTatgaacattctcattttgcgtgtgtgagtgagttgtctATTTTTACCTTCCAAGGTCTGTGGCTCGAAAGTCAAATAAAAACCTTGAAGCAACGTTCGTGTGGCAGGTTCTGGCGCTGACGGAAGAGACACTGGAGTTAGCCTTGGCGCGGTCGTGGAGCAGCAAGCTGCCTCCTCTTCTCTACCGCATGTGGCTGGTCATCGCCAAGCGAGTGGCCATCAAGGTCTTCATGGACGATCCAGACTTCCAGGTATAACTTTGCATTTTAAGATGTGTTAACTGCGAGCTTGTTGAGagagagtctctctctctctttctttctccccccccctctctctctctctctctctctctctttctctcctctctctctctctcctctctctatctcaatctcacacacacacacacacacacacacacacacacatacacacacactcacacacacacacacactcacactcacacacacacgcaagcacacatgcacgtgcgcacgcacgcacgctggtacgcacacactcacacacacacacacacacacacacacacacacacacacacacacacacacgcgcacgcacatatGGGAGTTGCGATCAACGAATGCGGAAAAAGAGTAAAACTTGTCTACTCGGCTGAAAATATGTCAGGGTCTAACTGTGAATTTCTATGTTTTTGCAGGCACTGAGTAACGACTTCATACGAATGCATTTATTCGACGCCTACCTGGTGGACAATCTACATGGAAACTCTCTCAACATCCACAATGACCCTCGGGATGACGTCATTCTTATACACGGTACGCCGTGACGTCATCGACTGTGATTATAGTGAAACGTCACCGTTTTCTTGTTACCGATGTTCATGGCAGTTGAGTTCTCTTTGGTATGGGTTCTTGTGAGGTCAGCACATATGCAAGACCACTAGGAAAAAATCTCTATTGGGAAGTGTTGGAATCGGTTCTTAGAGGTTGTAGTCCTTGGAACATAGTTGGGTTTTAAACCCACAGCATTATGTTCATGGGGGATAGGAGGGGTGGTATTGATTTGTCGGCAACCTTTTCAACACATTACGCTAGTCGTCAAGAGCATTGGCTTTCCTTGTCTAAAAGAATACATGACTTTTTTAAAGGTTATGCCCGAGACGCTTTCACCAGGCAACCTTTCCGAGGACCAAGCTACATCCCAAGGACCTGCTTCCAGCTACAATTATTGGTCAGTCTGTCTAACATATTGTGTTGACAAATAACGTTCCTTTAAGGAATATGATGCCATCGTGTTGCACTTCCCACAAACCAAGGTATACAGCTCTATGAAGGGTTGAAATTGTTCAGGCAAAACTACTAACAAATCAGCTATAACACGTTTGCAGCCTGATGAACGAAGCATCCTTACCATTTTGACGACCGAATAAAAAATAGATATTGCTCAGCTATGAAATCCGTACAAACAAATCAGCCATAAAACGTTTGAATGGTTGAAATTGCTCCGGTACAATGTAATCATCCACAAcacagaataaaacaaaacaaagaaagggaagtaatttgaacgtgatttttgacaaaacaaaactactcaCCAGGACTGACTTTGTGAATGTCTTGGGGTTGTTGTTTAttcaaaaattaaatgttctaaatattttggccaaacaaaaatattatgttgttttaggccaacaacaaaaatagtctgtttacagtatcccgaccgaccctattttttcgcgcgaccccagactttttttttttgcatttggggaagaaaaaaaataataataaaaagtctttgttttttgcaaaataacttaaaaatatgttttttgagagaaaaaaaattttaacaaaaatcccaacccaccaaccctattttttttgcctatgttaccgtaaacagactttctttttttttttgccttagggtaacatgacccccaaaaatagggtcggtaggtcggcttttctttttttcttttttttcttcttttttttttagtctcggtatggttcgcaaaatgtgccagaagttgatttttgactcacatgcgaagcaaaagtgagtctatgtactcacccgagtcgtccgtccgtccgtccgtccccccgtccgtccgttaacgttggatatttcttggacactattcagtctatcagtaccaaatttggcaagatggtgtatgatgacaaggccccaaaaacatacatagcatcttgaccttgcgtcaaggtcgcaggggccataaatgttgtctaaaaaacagctatttttcacatttttcccattttctctgaagtttttgagatttaatacctcacctatatatgatatatagggcaaagtaagccccatcttttgataccagtttggtttaccttgcttcaaagtcaaggtcacaggagctcttcaaagttggattgtatacatattttgaagtgaccttgaccctgaactatggaagataactgtttcaaacttaaaaattatgtggggcacatgttatgctttcatcatgagacacatttggtcacatatgatcaaggtcaaggtcactttgacccttatgaaatgtgaccaaaataaggtagtgaaccactaaaagtgaccatatctcatggtagaaagagccaataagcaccattgtacttcctatgtcttgaattaacagctttgtgttgcatgaccttggatgaccttgaccttgggtcaaggtcacatgtattttggtaggaaaaatgtgtaaagcagttcttaatgtatgatgtcattgctaggtttagttatttgaccttgaccctgaaggtcaaggtcatgtaaaggtcaaggtcaagcatgtgagtcgtatgggcttcgcccttcttgttttcatttgttttgagAAATGATAAAAAAAGTTTTAGAGTCGGTGGTAAAAAATAGGGTTTGTCGGGTTactctaaaccaacatatatttttgtttggccttatctTTTTTTGATTTTGGAAGGGTATCATATTGAGCGCatgctgcataacatacacGTTAGAGTTGTTCGTCCCGATCGCAGGATAAGGCCGATCGACCGGAAGCGTGGTACATGCTCCGCCCCGTTTTGAAAAGCTTGTCCGAGTAAAAGGGGGTCTTACTCTTGCAGACCGCTGAAAAATCCTGACAGTTCTTTCCAGATACCGTCTATTGAGGAAGGCCTTTACGTTTTTGCATGGCTGAAATTGCTCAGGCAAGAGGACAAACAAATCACCCACAACACTTTGATTGACAGCCCGAGGAAGGGCTGTACCCGCTGGTGCTGATCGTGCCTGTCGAGCCCCTGGAGATGGACGAGTACGAAATACACCCGACCAGGCGGGGCAGCAACATCGACCACGACGTCCTGGCGTCGGGGTCCATAGAGGCGCTCAAGCTGGAGGAACTGTTCCGCGCCACTCACCAAACTGAAGACCACGGTCCCATTAGCCCGGTCAGTATATATAAGTCAGTATTGGGTTGGTTTGTTAGCCCGGTCAGTTTAAGAATGCAAGATTGTCATTCAGTCAGTATTTTGTTGGTTGTGTAGCCCGGTCAGTTTTATGATGCAACATTTTTATTCTGTCGGgatttggttggttggttagccCGGTCAGATTTTGAATGCAAGATTGTTGTTCAGTGAGCATTTGGtcggttggttgtttggttgttgtacAATCGGCTATGTTTGGTTTACAACAAGTAAATGGTTGTATAAGCAAATGTCGCTCAGTCCGGTTGGTTAAGGCTAGATTTAGTTCTTGTTTTGTTCGGTTtgttggttgattgtttgattgttaggtgcacaatccaaaaacaacaagaatgtCAAGTTATTGGAaggtttaatttatgacaaacaaAACAGTCAGAAGTACGTTGACCCAATTGTCTttgaagtggacagacagacaaacacttgctGGTGCTTAGACTCTGGCGAAAATGATGGTCAGATGCCTTTCGATCTTGTTGACAGCAAAGTACTATGGACAGGCGGCAATTCATGCAAACCGGCAACGGCTACAGCAGCGAAAGTTCTTCAGATGACCCCAGTTGTGTTTCCACCACCACCtacacacagtaagttgctttctAGATAATCTACTACAGTGGGGTCTTACTCATTCTCACTGAAAGTATCTTGTGACTGATGCTTAAATTTAT encodes:
- the LOC138957112 gene encoding uncharacterized protein, with the translated sequence MTDRGRLRTVLALTEETLELALARSWSSKLPPLLYRMWLVIAKRVAIKVFMDDPDFQALSNDFIRMHLFDAYLVDNLHGNSLNIHNDPRDDVILIHGYARDAFTRQPFRGPSYIPRTCFQLQLLPEEGLYPLVLIVPVEPLEMDEYEIHPTRRGSNIDHDVLASGSIEALKLEELFRATHQTEDHGPISPQSTMDRRQFMQTGNGYSSESSSDDPSCVSTTTYTHIIPEMQNEQEIIVQPPHNPVNP